In Miscanthus floridulus cultivar M001 chromosome 5, ASM1932011v1, whole genome shotgun sequence, one genomic interval encodes:
- the LOC136450893 gene encoding F-box protein SKP2A-like: MDSAQPPSGEWNNSFNTLMVSGGDRSRQPQDAGNETSFTNWKDLPMELLLRIISLVGDDRIVIVASGVCTGWCDTLGWGVANLSLSWCQAHMNDLVMSLAHKFTKLQVLSLRQIRAQLEDSGVEAVANNCHDLHELDLSRSFRLSDRSLYALAHGCPHLTRLNISGCSNFSDAALVFLSSQCNNLKCLNLCGCVRAASDRALQAIACNCGQLQSLNLGWCDSITDKGVTSLASGCPELRAVDLCGCVLITDESVVALANGCSHLRSLGLYYCQNITDRAMYSLAANSRVRSQGGSWDTTAKSGGKDRERDGLASLNISQCTALTPPAVQAVCDSFPALHTCSERHSLIISGCLSLTSVHCACALHPHRAGRVILSNHAY; the protein is encoded by the exons ATGGATAGTGCACAGCCACCGAGTGGGGAATGGAACAATTCGTTCAATACTCTTATGGTTTCTGGAGGTGATCGGAGTCGACAGCCTCAGGATGCTGGCAATGAAACCAGCTTCACAAATTGGAAAGACCTTCCCATGGAGCTGCTCCTGCGTATCATTTCACTAGTTGGAGATGACAGGATAGTCATTGTGGCCTCCGGTGTATGCACAGGATGGTGTGACACGTTAGGGTGGGGAGTTGCAAATCTTTCACTATCATG GTGCCAGGCCCACATGAATGACTTGGTGATGTCACTGGCTCACAAGTTCACAAAGCTGCAAGTTCTCTCTCTACGCCAAATCAGAGCTCAGCTAGAAGACAGTGGCGTGGAGGCTGTGGCGAACAACTGCCATGATTTACATGAGCTGGATCTTAGCAGAAGCTTTAGGCTCAGCGACCGGTCCTTGTACGCTCTGGCGCATGGGTGCCCTCACCTTACAAGGCTCAACATCAGTGGGTGCTCCAATTTCAGTGACGCGGCTCTCGTGTTCCTCTCTAGCCAGTGCAATAACCTCAAATGCTTGAATCTGTGCGGGTGTGTGAGGGCAGCTTCTGACAGAGCACTACAG GCCATCGCTTGTAACTGTGGCCAGCTGCAATCGTTGAACTTGGGTTGGTGTGATAGCATCACTGACAAGGGAGTGACCAGCTTGGCTTCAGGATGCCCTGAGCTCAGGGCTGTGGACTTGTGCGGTTGTGTTCTTATAACAG ATGAGAGTGTGGTTGCGCTGGCGAACGGCTGCTCTCACCTGCGTTCCCTGGGCCTGTACTACTGCCAGAACATCACAGACCGTGCCATGTACTCCCTGGCTGCCAACAGCCGCGTGCGGAGCCAGGGCGGGAGCTGGGACACGACAGCGAAGAGCGGCGGCAAGGACCGGGAGCGGGACGGGCTGGCGAGCCTGAACATCAGCCAGTGCACGGCGCTGACCCCGCCCGCTGTGCAGGCGGTGTGTGACTCGTTCCCGGCGCTGCACACGTGCTCAGAGCGGCACTCGCTCATCATCAGCGGGTGCCTCAGCCTCACCTCCGTGCACTGCGCCTGTGCGCTGCACCCTCACCGAGCCGGGCGAGTCATCCTCTCCAACCACGCCTACTGA